GATGGGCTTTAGGTATGGCACTTTGGTTGAGGACTTGTACACAAGCTGTCTGCTGCAATGTGAAGGATGGAAGTCCATTTATTGTAATCCTAAAAGGCCTGCATTTCTAGGGAAGTCACCCATCAACCTCCATGATTTTCTGAATCAAACCATGAGATGGTCAGTTGGCCTTCTTGAAGTTGCCTTCTCCAGATATAGCCCAATCACCTTTGGAGTCCAATCGATAAGCCTCCTTTCAGGGTTATGTTTTGCCCATTATACCTTCTGGGCGATTTGGGCGATTCCAGTCACCATCTATGCCTTTCTCCCCCAGCTAGCTCTGCTCAATTCTGCCTCAATATTCCCAAAGGTATGCCCATCTATGCATCCATTAGCATTATAATATTGAGTCGATTTCAACTAAGAAAACTCAACATGGTTTTACAGATATCAGATCCTTGGTTTTTGTTATATGTGGTTCTTTTCCTTGGAGCCTATGGACAAGACTATCTTGAGTTTCTATTATCCGGCAGGCCGACACAGAGGTGGTGGAACCACCAGAGGGCGTGGATTATGAGGGGACTATCGAGTTTCACGTTCGGGTTGGTTGAGTACTTGCTGAAGTATGTTGGCATTTCCACATTTGGGTTTAATGTGACGAGCAAGGTGGTTGAAGAAGAACAAAGCAAGCGATACCAGAAGGGGATCTTTGAGTTTGGAGTCCCATCCCCGATTTTCTTGCCGCTAACCACAGCAGCAATAATCAACTTTGTCGCATTCCTAACCGGCTTCGCAAAAGCCTGCAGGCAAAGAAGCATAGAAGATGTGTTTCTTCAAATGTTCTTGGCTGGTTTTGCAGTGGTGAACTGCTGTCCAGTATATGAAGCCATGGCCTGGAGGAGAGACCAAGGGAAATTGCCTCTGAAAATCACTGTGATTTCTGTAGTTCTAGCATGGGCTCTCTACTCAGCATCCTCTATGGCATTTTGACTTGTCTCTATAGAATTGTTTTCGAGTTCTAGTCTGTACTGTTTACGTTACCTTGTACTCCCTGATGATATTAATAAACTAGCAATCAATCTCTAAACTACTCCACTCAACTTCCCTCAGATTTCTGAGTGTGTTTCAATGTGAAGAACAATTGATTCTTGGTCCCGATAACCCATTTCACTGTCCATGCAAGTGGGCAACTCAGACGATCTGCCAGGCTCTCTTAAACTCGAGCTAGAAGATCCGTCTGTTGGTACCATCTGCTGTCCACTGGAAGAATCAGAGATATCCAACCTAACACCAAtgttttcttcttgttgctgTGAACAGGGGCCACTGGATTGCCTCCTTTGGTATTGGGAAAGACAGAGCAGCGACAGATGGGACAAGTAGAGTTTGTACGAAGCCAGTGGTATATGCAGTCCGCAGGAAACTCATGTTTGCACGACGGAATCTGGTGTAAGGTGTACTCCTCTTTGATTTCGAATTCTCCCAGGCAAACACAACATCTGTGAAATTTTCAGAAGTTCCATTAATTAGATTCAATTCAAGTCATGCTGCAATAGGcaaacttgataaaaaaaatttctaatgttATAATATGTGAAGTGGTAAACAATCATCTGGTTATCTAAAAGTGGAGCCAAATAATTATATGACCATCACAATCTTACGAAAACTTACTGTGAGTCCCTTGCCTTCAATTCTTCATCAAACAAGATTGTTGGAAGCTTGCCTTTGAGCTCTCCCTTCAAATCGATCTCACATGACTACAGAAACATCAGAATATAAAGATATCATTACACAAATTCATACCAAATTATAAAAGCAATCTGCACAAACATGAGAAAGAGAAGGAGATAGAGGACTTACTAGGGAGAGAAATGAAGCTGCTTGATTCATGCTTCTTGGAAGCATTGGTGCAGTAGATGAGGGAGTGGAAGCCCTCCTCTTGAGGTAGAACAAGTAAAACAGCAGAAACAGAATAATGGAGAAGAGAGTACTCTCTGATTTGTGTTTTCTACAATGTGCAGATGAACTTTAGGTATGGAACACTGGTTGAGGACTTCTATACAAGCTGCTTCAATCTTCCCAAAGGTTTGTCCATTCATGGAATCATTAGTATTATAGTTATGAAGTCATGAATTTATTAAGCAAATTGTATGGCCCCTGGTTTTTACTGTACATATTTCGATCTTTTCCTTGGGGCCTATGGGCACCATTGTCTCGAGTTTATGTTAGCTGGAGAAACAACCCAAAGATAGTGGAACAATCAGAGGATGTGGACAATTAAGGGACtctcaaacttaatttttgaattGGCTGAATACTGCTGAAGTTCATTGGCATTTCCACATTTGGATTTAATGTCACAAGCAAGGTAGGTGATGAGGAACAAAGCAAGAAATATAACCAAGGGATTTTCGACTTTGGAGTCCCATCACCCTTGTTCTTGCCCGTAACAAGAGCTACGGTAATCAACTTGGTCTCATTAATTCCTATGGGGCATATAGTACAAGTTAATTTTCAAGCAAAGAGAGCTTGAAGAAATTTTATGCAGATGCTCTCAGCCGGTTTTGCAATGGTAAATTTCTGGCCACTGGTAACAGTCATATAATATCTCAGCAAAACCCACATCCAACTGAATCCAGACAGCTCTCAACCTCCTAACTCCAGCTTATCTGTAGTTAGACTTACTGTTACATCAATTAGAGAACACTGCATGCTAGTATATTACCCCCAAAGTGTAACAACAAAGAGAATTAATGAGAAATTATTCAAACTcttttatggtatcagagccattgTAACAGCTCTTGAAGATCTTCAAGAAAAGATCAAGAAACTCAGAAAAAGGATCTCCAGTACAGCCTTCTCAGCACCCAAACAAGGCTTCAAGACCGAGCATGACAACTTCTTTCATGGTCGGCACCTTTCCTCCATTGCAGGtattaaatcattttcttcCCATCAAACTAGATTGAAACAATTACATCCTTTGGTGAACACAAATGGAGAATGTACGTAGTGTTTGCAAACGGCTTTTAGGATTATATTGAAGGGTTAAAGCCTTGTCCTCCAAAGGAAACAAATTCTGGAGATttaaatcaagaattcataCAGTGGAAAAGATATATATGTTCACATGATTCATATGCTCCACACTCACTTTTGAAATAATGGGTCAAATAATGAGTCTTGACTTGCCTATTTCCTCATTTAAACATTTTcttaatctttcaaaatttaaagtgattcaatttacatatttttctttccctaaagataaattttcaaaatacatgTTAAACGCATAGTTAAAGCCTTAGTAATAATTTTGATCAAGTTAGATGATTTGAGTGTTTTATGATACATAAATCATATTGAATATAtgtcattagagcacatattttaaCTCCAATCAACATCTCTACAAGAAACGTTTTTTCCAATtccacaaaattaaatttatatgaaatatatcttttcaatagacacctttaatataaatatatttaatataaattcaatttttttaacgtGTATGACTAatacaaaaaattgtaaaagcatgtcttttgaagaaacacattttgtttaaatttaattttttttttttaacatgtcaTTGATATGCAAAAGAGACACCTTCCCGTAAAAAATGTCATAGATTTGTCAATACTTTagaaatcatcatttttttaaaaagcagccatagaatttgaaaaaaaaaaacaaaacaaaacaaaaaactccTTGAGCGAGGCAACACAAATCACAAATTAGTGTACCAAATTC
This DNA window, taken from Vitis vinifera cultivar Pinot Noir 40024 chromosome 2, ASM3070453v1, encodes the following:
- the LOC104881925 gene encoding cellulose synthase-like protein G3, which translates into the protein MPNLVYISREKSTDSPHNFKAGALNVLLRVSATMTNAPVILTLDSDMYSNDPQTPLRALCYLLDPSMDPKLGYIQFPQVFHGINKNDIYGGEMRHVFEVHMPGMDGLAGPIHAGSGGFFRRRVFYGCPSETPEMNQGRQVSHSIKSREVLAMAHHVAGCKYENQTKWGRKMGFRYGTLVEDLYTSCLLQCEGWKSIYCNPKRPAFLGKSPINLHDFLNQTMRWSVGLLEVAFSRYSPITFGVQSISLLSGLCFAHYTFWAIWAIPVTIYAFLPQLALLNSASIFPKISDPWFLLYVVLFLGAYGQDYLEFLLSGRPTQRWWNHQRAWIMRGLSSFTFGLVEYLLKYVGISTFGFNVTSKVVEEEQSKRYQKGIFEFGVPSPIFLPLTTAAIINFVAFLTGFAKACRQRSIEDVFLQMFLAGFAVVNCCPVYEAMAWRRDQGKLPLKITVISVVLAWALYSASSMAF